The following proteins are encoded in a genomic region of Rattus rattus isolate New Zealand chromosome 2, Rrattus_CSIRO_v1, whole genome shotgun sequence:
- the LOC116892445 gene encoding cytochrome P450 2S1 has product MEAASTWALLLALLLLLLLLALTLPRTPARGHLPPGPTPLPLLGNLLQLRPGALYSGFLRLSKKYGPVFTVHLGPWRRVVVLVGHDAVREALGGQAEEFSGRGTLATLDKTFDGHGVFFANGERWKQLRKFTLLALRDLGMGKREGEELIQEEVQNLVEAFQKTEGRPFNPSMLLAQATSNVVCSLIFGVRLPYEDKEFQAVIQAASGTLLGISSPWGQAYEMFSWLLQPLPGPHTQLQHHLGTLAAFTIQQVQRHQGRSHTSGPARDVVDAFLQKMAQEKEDPGTEFTEKNLLMTVTYLLFAGTMTIGATIRYALLLLLKYPQVQKRVREELIQELGPSRAPSLSDRVRLPYTDAVLHEAQRLLALVPMGMPHTVTKTTSFRGYTLPKGTEVFPLIGSVLHDPAVFRNPEEFQPSRFLDDDGRIRKHEAFLPYSLGKRVCLGEGLARAELWLFFTSILQAFSLDTPCPPGDLSLKPAVRGLFNIPPDFQLQVWPTGDQSR; this is encoded by the exons ATGGAGGCAGCCAGCACCTGGGCGCTGCTGCTGGccctgctactgctgctgctgctgctggctctgaCGCTGCCCAGGACCCCGGCCCGAGGCCACCTACCCCCGGGGCCCACGCCGCTGCCGTTGCTGGGGAACCTCCTGCAGCTGCGGCCCGGGGCGCTGTACTCGGGGTTCTTACGG CTAAGTAAGAAGTATGGGCCTGTGTTCACGGTACACCTGGGCCCCTGGCGCCGCGTGGTGGTCCTGGTTGGACATGATGCTGTTCGAGAAGCCCTGGGAGGTCAGGCTGAGGAATTCAGCGGGCGGGGAACGTTGGCAACTCTGGACAAGACCTTTGATGGTCACG GAGTTTTCTTTGCCAATGGGGAGCGGTGGAAACAGCTGAGGAAATTCACCCTGCTGGCTCTACGGGACCTGGGCATGGGCAAGCGAGAGGGCGAGGAGCTGATCCAGGAGGAGGTGCAGAATCTGGTGGAGGCTTTCCAGAAGACAGA GGGACGTCCATTCAACCCTTCCATGCTGCTGGCCCAGGCTACCTCTAATGTCGTCTGTTCCCTCATCTTTGGCGTCCGTTTGCCCTATGAAGATAAAGAGTTTCAGGCTGTGATCCAGGCAGCAAGTGGGACCTTGTTGGGGATCAGCTCTCCATGGGGCCAG GCCTACGAGATGTTCTCCTGGCTACTGCAGCCCTTGCCAGGCCCCCACACACAGCTCCAGCACCACTTGGGCACACTGGCTGCCTTCACTATCCAGCAGGTACAGAGACACCAGGGACGCTCCCACACCTCAGGTCCTGCTCGTGACGTCGTCGATGCCTTCCTGCAAAAGATGGCACAG gagaaagaagacccaGGTACAGAATTCACCGAGAAGAACTTGCTGATGACAGTCACATACCTGCTGTTTGCTGGGACTATGACCATCGGAGCCACCATCCGCTATGCCCTTCTGCTCCTACTGAAGTACCCTCAAGTCCAAA AGCGTGTTCGGGAGGAGCTGATCCAGGAGCTGGGTCCCAGCAGGGCTCCAAGTCTCAGCGATCGAGTTCGCCTCCCTTACACGGATGCTGTTTTACACGAGGCACAGCGGCTCCTGGCCCTGGTACCCATGGGAATGCCCCACACCGTCACGAAGACCACTTCCTTCAGAGGATATACTCTGCCCAAG GGCACTGAGGTCTTTCCTCTGATTGGCTCCGTACTGCATGACCCTGCGGTTTTCCGGAACCCGGAAGAGTTCCAGCCAAGCCGCTTCCTGGACGACGATGGTCGGATTAGAAAACACGAAGCCTTCCTGCCCTACTCCTTAG GTAAGCGAGTCTGCCTAGGAGAAGGCCTGGCTCGGGCGGAGCTGTGGCTCTTCTTCACTTCCATCTTGCAAGCCTTCTCCCTGGACACCCCGTGCCCGCCGGGTGActtgagtctgaagccagctgtCCGTGGACTTTTCAACATCCCCCCGGACTTCCAGCTGCAGGTCTGGCCCACTGGCGATCAGTCCAGATGA